One part of the Streptomyces lydicus genome encodes these proteins:
- a CDS encoding PAC2 family protein, which produces MIELEGVPELIDPVMVAAFEGWNDAGDAASAAVAHLDREWKGEVFAALDAEDYYDFQVNRPTVFLDGGVRKITWPTTRLSVVRVGDANGKGRARDLVLVRGIEPSMRWRSFCNEILGFAHELGVEMLVVLGSLLGDTPHTRPVPVSGVTSDADLARRLDLEESRYEGPTGIVGILQEACTHAGVPAVSLWAAVPHYVSQPPNPKASLALLNRLEDLLDISIPLGELSEDARAWQLGVDQLAAEDSEVAEYVQSLEEARDTADLPEASGEAIAREFERYLRRRDPQAGPGVATEGGLTEGRDSSYLRDTTSGRTRPPRPVSKDQREPRPTDEAETDPESPEDSGDRRDED; this is translated from the coding sequence GTGATCGAGCTCGAGGGGGTGCCCGAGCTGATCGACCCGGTCATGGTGGCCGCGTTCGAAGGCTGGAACGACGCCGGCGACGCCGCCTCCGCCGCGGTCGCACATCTGGACCGGGAATGGAAGGGAGAGGTCTTCGCCGCGCTGGACGCCGAGGACTACTACGACTTCCAGGTGAACCGCCCCACGGTCTTCCTGGACGGCGGCGTACGCAAGATCACCTGGCCGACGACCCGGCTCTCCGTGGTCCGCGTCGGCGACGCGAACGGCAAGGGCCGGGCGCGCGACCTGGTCCTGGTCCGCGGGATCGAACCCAGCATGCGCTGGCGTTCGTTCTGCAACGAAATCCTGGGCTTCGCCCATGAGTTGGGGGTGGAGATGCTGGTGGTGCTGGGCTCCCTGCTCGGCGACACCCCGCACACCCGCCCCGTCCCGGTCAGCGGCGTCACCTCCGACGCGGACCTGGCCCGGCGCCTGGACCTGGAGGAATCCCGCTACGAAGGCCCCACCGGCATCGTCGGCATCCTCCAGGAAGCCTGCACGCACGCCGGGGTCCCCGCGGTGAGCCTGTGGGCCGCGGTGCCGCACTACGTCTCCCAGCCGCCCAACCCGAAGGCCAGCCTCGCGCTGCTCAACCGCCTGGAGGACCTCCTCGACATCAGCATCCCGCTGGGCGAGCTGAGCGAGGACGCGCGGGCCTGGCAGCTGGGCGTCGACCAGCTGGCCGCCGAGGACAGCGAGGTGGCCGAATACGTCCAGTCCCTGGAGGAGGCGCGGGACACCGCGGACCTCCCGGAGGCGTCCGGCGAGGCCATCGCCCGCGAGTTCGAGCGCTACCTGCGCCGCCGCGACCCGCAGGCCGGCCCGGGCGTGGCTACCGAGGGCGGGCTCACCGAGGGCCGCGACAGCTCCTACCTCCGCGACACCACCAGCGGCCGCACCCGCCCGCCCCGTCCGGTCTCCAAGGACCAGCGCGAGCCGCGCCCCACGGACGAGGCGGAAACGGACCCCGAGTCCCCGGAGGACTCCGGGGACCGCCGCGACGAGGACTGA
- a CDS encoding enolase C-terminal domain-like protein has translation MSVTDTVTGIEVHDVRFPTSEQLDGSDAMNPDPDYSAAYVVLHTDGGPQGHGFCFTIGRGNDVMAAAIRSLAPYVVGRPAPATAADLAALHRDLTHDSQLRWLGPEKGVTQMAAGAVVNAAWDLAAGRAGLPVWEFLAGMTPEELVSLVDFRYLTDALTPAEALDLLRAAEPGRAERAARLRAEGYPAYTTSPGWLGYDDGKLVRLAKQAVADGFGQIKLKVGADLDDDRRRLRLARDAVGPGVRIAVDANQRWDVAEAVRWMTALAPYTPHWIEEPTSPDDVLGHAAVRSGQPVKVATGEHVANRVVFKQLLQAGAVDFVQIDAARVAGVNENLAILLLAAKYGVPVCPHAGGVGLCELVQHLAMFDYVAVSGSWEDRVIEYVDHLHDHFTEPVVVERGRYRAPAAPGFSARMKPASIAAHRFPDGPVWRARRPPHDRSRQPGEQEVSA, from the coding sequence ATGTCCGTGACCGACACCGTCACCGGGATCGAGGTCCATGACGTCCGCTTCCCCACCTCGGAGCAGCTCGACGGCTCGGACGCCATGAACCCGGACCCCGACTACTCCGCCGCCTACGTCGTGCTGCACACCGACGGCGGGCCGCAGGGGCACGGCTTCTGCTTCACGATAGGGCGCGGCAACGATGTCATGGCCGCCGCGATCCGGTCGCTCGCGCCGTACGTCGTCGGCCGCCCCGCACCCGCCACCGCCGCGGACCTCGCCGCCCTGCACCGCGACCTCACCCACGACTCCCAGCTGCGCTGGCTCGGCCCCGAGAAGGGGGTGACGCAGATGGCGGCCGGAGCGGTGGTCAACGCCGCCTGGGACCTGGCCGCCGGCCGGGCGGGGCTGCCGGTGTGGGAGTTCCTGGCCGGAATGACACCCGAGGAACTGGTCTCGCTGGTCGACTTCCGGTATCTGACCGACGCGCTGACGCCCGCCGAGGCACTGGACCTGCTGCGGGCCGCCGAACCCGGCCGGGCCGAGCGCGCCGCCCGCCTCAGAGCCGAGGGCTACCCCGCGTACACCACCTCGCCGGGCTGGCTCGGCTACGACGACGGCAAGCTGGTGCGGCTGGCCAAACAGGCGGTGGCCGACGGGTTCGGACAGATCAAGCTCAAGGTGGGCGCCGACCTCGACGACGACCGGCGGCGGCTGCGGCTCGCCAGGGACGCCGTCGGGCCCGGCGTACGGATCGCCGTCGACGCCAACCAGCGCTGGGACGTGGCCGAGGCGGTCCGCTGGATGACCGCGCTGGCGCCGTACACCCCGCACTGGATCGAGGAGCCGACCAGCCCGGACGACGTGCTGGGGCACGCCGCGGTGCGCTCCGGGCAGCCGGTGAAGGTCGCCACCGGCGAACACGTCGCCAACCGCGTGGTGTTCAAGCAGCTGCTGCAGGCCGGGGCGGTGGACTTCGTACAGATCGACGCGGCGCGGGTGGCCGGGGTCAACGAGAACCTGGCGATCCTGCTGCTCGCCGCCAAGTACGGCGTCCCGGTGTGCCCGCACGCGGGCGGGGTGGGGCTGTGCGAGCTGGTGCAGCACCTGGCGATGTTCGACTACGTGGCGGTGTCCGGGAGTTGGGAGGACCGGGTCATCGAGTACGTCGACCATCTGCACGACCACTTCACCGAACCGGTCGTCGTCGAGCGCGGCCGCTACCGCGCCCCGGCAGCGCCCGGCTTCTCGGCGCGGATGAAGCCGGCGTCGATCGCCGCCCACCGCTTCCCCGACGGACCGGTGTGGCGCGCCCGCCGGCCCCCGCACGACCGGTCCCGGCAGCCGGGCGAACAGGAGGTCTCCGCATGA
- a CDS encoding SDR family NAD(P)-dependent oxidoreductase: protein MSTGAHAGRPPADFAGMAAVVTGGGSGIGAATAALLMARGARVAVLDRDPAGAPDGAVRVTAEVTSDAAVRAAVEQAVAELGALHTLVGNAGIGAIGTVEDNDDAEWGRVLDVNVLGLVRTARAALPHLRRTAAGAPGTVSITHTCSIAATAGLPQRALYSASKGAVLSLTLAMAADHLREGIRVNCVNPGTADTPWIGRLLERADDPAAERAALHARQPMGRMVTADEVAAAIVSLASPAASGITGTALAVDGGMQGLRLRPAT, encoded by the coding sequence ATGAGCACCGGAGCACACGCCGGCCGGCCGCCGGCCGACTTCGCGGGGATGGCCGCCGTGGTCACCGGCGGCGGTTCCGGTATCGGGGCGGCCACCGCGGCCCTGCTGATGGCGCGCGGCGCGCGGGTGGCCGTGCTGGACCGCGACCCGGCCGGGGCGCCGGACGGGGCGGTCCGCGTCACCGCCGAGGTGACCTCGGACGCCGCCGTACGGGCCGCGGTCGAGCAGGCGGTGGCGGAGCTGGGCGCCCTGCACACCCTGGTCGGCAACGCGGGCATCGGCGCGATCGGCACCGTCGAGGACAACGACGACGCGGAGTGGGGCCGGGTCCTGGACGTCAACGTGCTGGGGCTGGTGCGCACCGCGCGGGCCGCGCTGCCGCATCTGCGCCGTACCGCCGCCGGCGCCCCGGGGACCGTCTCGATCACCCACACCTGCTCCATCGCCGCCACCGCCGGGCTGCCGCAGCGCGCCCTGTACAGCGCGAGCAAGGGCGCGGTGCTGTCGCTGACGCTGGCGATGGCCGCCGACCACCTCCGGGAGGGCATCCGCGTCAACTGCGTCAACCCGGGCACCGCGGACACCCCGTGGATCGGGCGGCTGCTGGAACGGGCCGACGACCCGGCCGCCGAGCGGGCCGCGCTGCACGCCCGCCAGCCGATGGGCCGGATGGTCACCGCTGACGAAGTGGCCGCCGCCATCGTCTCGTTGGCGTCGCCGGCCGCCTCCGGCATCACCGGTACCGCGCTCGCCGTCGACGGGGGGATGCAGGGGCTGCGGCTGCGGCCCGCGACCTGA
- a CDS encoding sugar ABC transporter substrate-binding protein, producing the protein MRLRTTGAAACAAVLATAALAGCNRGSDAAGGRIGIDMPRTDTDFWNSYQQYLEKDLDHGGPAALPLSNSQNDIAKVVSNVQALTDQGAKAIVMAPQDTGAIAAELRRLAEKKIPVVSVDTRPDEGKVYMVVRADNRAYGEKSCEYLGRRLGGRGRVAELQGDLSSINGRDRSEAFASCMRTKFPKITVHELATDWKGEVASAKLQSLLAQHPDLDGIYLQAGGAFLQPTLALLEQKKLLKPAGSPGHITVISNDGIPDELDAIRAGRIDATLSQPADLYAKYALYYARAGLEKKTFRPGPTDHGSTIVKIKNGLEDQLPAPLVTKANVDDTKLWANQLEKKK; encoded by the coding sequence ATGAGACTGCGTACCACCGGCGCGGCGGCCTGTGCCGCGGTGCTCGCCACCGCCGCGCTCGCCGGCTGCAATCGCGGCAGCGACGCCGCGGGCGGCCGGATCGGCATCGACATGCCCCGTACGGACACCGACTTCTGGAACTCCTACCAGCAGTACCTCGAAAAGGACCTGGACCACGGCGGTCCGGCCGCGCTGCCGCTGTCCAACTCGCAGAACGACATCGCCAAGGTCGTCTCCAACGTCCAGGCGCTGACCGACCAGGGCGCCAAGGCCATCGTGATGGCCCCGCAGGACACCGGGGCCATCGCCGCGGAGCTGCGGCGGCTGGCGGAGAAGAAGATCCCGGTGGTGAGCGTGGACACCCGGCCCGACGAGGGCAAGGTCTACATGGTGGTGCGGGCCGACAACCGCGCCTACGGGGAGAAGTCCTGCGAGTACCTCGGCCGGCGGCTCGGCGGCCGGGGCCGGGTCGCCGAACTCCAGGGCGACCTCAGCTCCATCAACGGGCGGGACCGGTCGGAGGCGTTCGCGTCCTGCATGCGGACGAAGTTCCCGAAGATCACCGTCCATGAGCTGGCCACCGACTGGAAGGGCGAGGTGGCCTCCGCCAAGCTGCAGAGCCTGCTCGCCCAGCACCCGGACCTCGACGGGATCTACCTGCAGGCCGGCGGCGCCTTCCTGCAGCCCACCCTCGCCCTCCTGGAGCAGAAGAAGCTCCTCAAGCCGGCCGGGTCCCCGGGGCACATCACCGTGATCTCCAACGACGGCATCCCCGACGAACTGGACGCCATCCGCGCCGGCCGGATCGACGCCACCCTCTCCCAACCCGCCGACCTCTACGCCAAGTACGCGCTGTACTACGCCAGGGCGGGGCTGGAGAAGAAGACCTTCCGGCCCGGACCCACCGACCACGGCTCCACCATCGTGAAGATCAAGAACGGGCTGGAGGACCAGCTGCCGGCGCCCCTGGTCACCAAGGCCAACGTCGACGACACGAAGCTGTGGGCCAATCAGCTGGAGAAGAAGAAGTAG
- a CDS encoding sugar ABC transporter ATP-binding protein translates to MAGRTDGRPAAVRAEGIVKRYGPTVALEGAGLTVRAGEAHALVGRNGAGKSTLVSVLTGMERPDAGRVTFGGEPAPGWGDTAAWQRRVACVYQKSMTVPELTVAENLYLGRFQGERVIRWRALRERAGELLAGYGVDADPAARIKDLGVEQRQFVEIARALSFGARLIILDEPTARLDAAGIDRLFARLRALRARGVAFLFISHHLQEVYELCDTVTVFRDARHVLTAPVTELPEDALVAAMTGEQAGAARRSRTAARPPGEPVLRTEGLALDGHFAPLDLTVRAGEVVGLAGATGSGNTAIGEVLVGLRAPDRGRISVRGRPVRTGSVPHALEAGIGYVPEDRHREGLVPGRSVAENATLTVADQLGPMGTVLPSRTREFARRMIAALDIKATGPGQPVSGLSGGNQQKVVIARALAREPAVLVAVRPTNGVDVKSKDALLGVVRDVADGGSGAVLVSDELDDLRVCDRVLTVFHGRVTAAFGAGWRDHELVAAMEGVGGGDGSGGPRAPAGAGRPADRDTEGTEETQGTEETQGTEGTAS, encoded by the coding sequence GTGGCCGGGCGGACCGACGGCCGGCCGGCGGCGGTGCGCGCCGAGGGCATCGTCAAGCGCTACGGCCCCACCGTCGCCCTCGAAGGCGCCGGGCTGACCGTACGGGCCGGGGAGGCGCACGCCCTGGTGGGCCGCAACGGCGCCGGCAAGTCGACCCTGGTGTCGGTGCTGACCGGCATGGAGCGCCCGGACGCCGGCCGGGTCACCTTCGGCGGCGAACCGGCGCCCGGCTGGGGCGACACCGCCGCCTGGCAGCGCCGGGTGGCGTGCGTCTACCAGAAGTCGATGACGGTGCCGGAGCTGACCGTCGCGGAGAACCTCTACCTGGGCCGCTTCCAGGGGGAGCGGGTCATCCGCTGGCGGGCGCTGCGCGAGCGGGCCGGGGAGCTGCTGGCCGGATACGGCGTCGACGCCGACCCGGCCGCCCGGATCAAGGATCTCGGCGTCGAGCAGCGGCAGTTCGTGGAGATCGCCCGGGCGCTGTCCTTCGGCGCCCGGCTGATCATCCTCGACGAGCCCACCGCCCGCCTGGACGCCGCGGGCATCGACCGGCTCTTCGCCAGGCTGCGCGCGCTGCGCGCCCGGGGCGTGGCCTTCCTGTTCATCTCGCACCACCTCCAGGAGGTCTACGAGCTGTGCGACACCGTCACCGTGTTCCGCGACGCCCGGCACGTGCTGACCGCGCCGGTCACGGAGCTGCCCGAGGACGCGCTGGTGGCGGCGATGACGGGGGAACAGGCCGGTGCCGCGCGGCGCAGCCGTACGGCGGCGCGCCCGCCGGGTGAGCCGGTGCTGCGGACCGAAGGGCTGGCGCTGGACGGGCACTTCGCGCCGCTGGACCTGACCGTGCGGGCCGGTGAGGTGGTCGGCCTCGCCGGCGCCACCGGCAGCGGCAACACCGCGATCGGTGAGGTGCTGGTGGGGCTGCGGGCGCCGGACCGCGGGCGGATCTCGGTGCGGGGGCGGCCGGTGCGTACGGGCAGCGTGCCGCACGCCCTGGAGGCGGGCATCGGCTACGTCCCCGAGGACCGGCACCGCGAGGGCCTCGTGCCGGGCCGCAGCGTGGCCGAGAACGCCACCCTGACCGTCGCCGACCAGTTGGGGCCGATGGGGACCGTACTGCCGTCCAGGACGCGGGAGTTCGCCCGGCGGATGATCGCGGCGCTGGACATCAAGGCGACCGGGCCCGGCCAGCCGGTGTCCGGGCTCTCCGGCGGCAACCAGCAGAAGGTGGTGATCGCCCGGGCGCTGGCCCGGGAGCCCGCCGTGCTGGTGGCCGTCCGGCCCACCAACGGGGTCGACGTCAAGTCCAAGGACGCGCTGCTGGGCGTCGTGCGGGACGTCGCGGACGGCGGCAGCGGGGCCGTGCTGGTCTCCGACGAGCTGGACGACCTGCGGGTCTGCGACCGGGTGCTGACGGTCTTCCACGGCCGGGTCACCGCCGCGTTCGGCGCCGGCTGGCGCGACCACGAGCTGGTCGCCGCCATGGAGGGCGTGGGCGGCGGCGACGGGTCCGGCGGCCCGCGCGCCCCGGCCGGCGCGGGCCGCCCCGCCGACCGGGACACCGAAGGAACGGAAGAAACGCAGGGAACGGAAGAAACGCAAGGAACGGAAGGGACCGCGTCATGA
- a CDS encoding ABC transporter permease, with product MTETASPPAAGAVDRAPRRGRPRLDPARWRDLSLVPVIFVLGVIGFIVSPAFLTRDNLIGVVQQSTELGLLVLGEALILISGRMDLSLESTIGLAPVLALWLVMPAHGARFAGLELFPPWTAVPLCLAVGAAVGAANGFLILKLRVNGFIATLGMLTMLRGLQVGISEGQSIGDVPASFAYLGKADWLGVPAAVWICLALFALGGAALGYLRHGRALYAIGGNPEAARAAGIRVDRITWIVLAVGGLLAAFAGILYTGHYGAVSASQGNGWIFQVFAAAVIGGISLKGGRGTLFGALTGVLTLQLVINVMTLGGVPPLWTQFLNGMIIIIALVISRFTSGEKQD from the coding sequence ATGACCGAGACCGCATCGCCACCGGCCGCGGGCGCGGTGGACCGGGCGCCGCGGCGCGGCCGGCCCCGGCTCGACCCGGCCCGCTGGCGGGACCTGTCCCTGGTGCCGGTGATTTTCGTCCTGGGCGTCATCGGCTTCATCGTCTCGCCCGCGTTCCTGACCCGGGACAACCTCATCGGTGTCGTCCAGCAGTCCACCGAGCTGGGCCTGCTGGTGCTCGGCGAGGCGCTGATCCTGATCAGCGGGCGGATGGACCTGTCGCTGGAGTCCACCATCGGGCTGGCGCCGGTGCTCGCGCTGTGGCTGGTGATGCCCGCGCACGGGGCCCGGTTCGCCGGGCTGGAGCTGTTCCCGCCCTGGACGGCGGTCCCGCTGTGCCTGGCCGTGGGTGCGGCGGTCGGCGCCGCGAACGGCTTCCTCATCCTCAAGCTGCGGGTCAACGGCTTCATCGCCACCCTCGGCATGCTCACCATGCTGCGCGGCCTCCAGGTGGGCATCTCCGAGGGGCAGTCGATCGGCGACGTCCCCGCGTCCTTCGCCTACCTGGGCAAGGCCGACTGGCTCGGTGTCCCCGCGGCCGTGTGGATCTGCCTCGCCCTCTTCGCGCTGGGCGGCGCGGCGCTGGGCTACCTGCGGCACGGGCGGGCGCTCTACGCGATCGGCGGCAACCCGGAGGCGGCCCGCGCGGCCGGCATCCGGGTGGACCGGATCACCTGGATCGTGCTGGCCGTCGGCGGGCTGCTCGCCGCCTTCGCGGGGATCCTCTACACCGGCCACTACGGCGCGGTGTCCGCGAGCCAGGGCAACGGCTGGATCTTCCAGGTCTTCGCCGCCGCGGTGATCGGCGGCATCAGCCTCAAGGGCGGCCGCGGCACCCTCTTCGGTGCCCTGACCGGGGTGCTGACGCTCCAGCTGGTGATCAATGTGATGACGCTGGGCGGGGTGCCGCCGCTGTGGACGCAGTTCCTCAACGGCATGATCATCATCATCGCGCTGGTCATCTCCCGCTTCACCAGCGGCGAGAAGCAGGACTGA
- a CDS encoding aldo/keto reductase — protein MRFPPQGPRELGRTGVTVPPLGLGCAPLGNLYRAVPEDRAQDVVRAALAAGAHYFDTAPHYGVGLSEERLGRALRGRDRAGYTLSTKVGRRLRPLAAGEAPEGQGFVATPARARVRDFSRDGIRATLEASLERLGVDAVDIVYLHDVEDHLREVYETGFPALAELRAQKVVRAIGFGMNDSGVLARLVADLDVDVVLCAGRWTLLERTAHDDLLPVCERRGSSVVVGGVYNSGLLADPSPGAPYDYAPAPPGPLARARRLAAVCEEFGVPLKAAALRFPFGHPAVAAAVVGAATPEEMAENAALFHHPVPDALWHALVDRGLLDAGLPLPLND, from the coding sequence ATGCGCTTTCCGCCGCAGGGGCCGCGGGAACTGGGCCGCACCGGCGTCACCGTTCCGCCGCTCGGCCTCGGCTGCGCACCGCTCGGCAACCTCTACCGCGCGGTGCCCGAGGACCGGGCGCAGGACGTTGTACGGGCCGCCCTGGCCGCCGGCGCCCACTACTTCGACACCGCGCCGCACTACGGCGTGGGCCTGTCCGAGGAGCGGCTCGGCCGGGCGCTGCGGGGCCGCGACCGGGCCGGCTACACCCTCTCCACCAAGGTGGGCCGCCGGCTGCGGCCGCTCGCGGCGGGAGAGGCCCCGGAGGGTCAGGGCTTCGTCGCCACCCCCGCCCGCGCCCGGGTGCGCGACTTCTCCCGCGACGGCATCCGCGCCACGCTGGAGGCGTCCCTGGAACGGCTCGGGGTGGATGCCGTCGACATCGTCTATCTGCACGACGTCGAGGACCATCTGCGCGAGGTGTACGAGACCGGCTTCCCGGCCCTGGCGGAGCTGCGCGCGCAGAAGGTCGTGCGCGCCATCGGCTTCGGCATGAACGACAGCGGGGTGCTGGCCCGGCTGGTCGCCGACCTCGATGTGGACGTGGTGCTCTGCGCCGGCCGCTGGACCCTGCTGGAGCGCACCGCCCACGACGATCTGTTGCCGGTGTGCGAGCGGCGCGGCAGCTCGGTCGTCGTCGGCGGTGTCTACAACTCCGGTCTGCTGGCCGACCCGTCGCCCGGCGCCCCGTACGACTACGCGCCCGCGCCGCCCGGGCCGCTCGCCCGGGCGCGGCGCCTCGCGGCGGTGTGCGAGGAGTTCGGTGTGCCCCTGAAGGCGGCGGCGCTGCGCTTCCCGTTCGGGCACCCGGCCGTGGCCGCGGCCGTGGTGGGCGCGGCCACGCCCGAGGAGATGGCCGAGAACGCCGCCCTGTTCCACCATCCGGTGCCCGACGCGCTGTGGCACGCCCTCGTCGACCGCGGCCTCCTCGACGCCGGGCTGCCGCTGCCCCTGAACGACTGA
- a CDS encoding amidohydrolase family protein, producing the protein MRIDAHHHLWDPARRAQPWMDGPWADPIRRRYTQADLVPHLTAHGIDATVLVQSVSSYEDTAELLAVAAGEGPVAGVVGWADLTDPALAEVLAALPAGLAGVRHQVQDEPDPAWLTRPDVLRGLGALAGAGLVYDLLVTPRELPAAQAAARALPQLAFVVDHAAKPAVATGGRQPWADGLTALARLPNVSCKLSGLVTEADWDTWRPQQLLPYARHVLDVFGPDRVMFGSDWPVCTLAAGYDEVVAVAEAATGGLTAAERAAVFGGTARRVYGLGER; encoded by the coding sequence ATGCGTATCGACGCCCATCACCACCTGTGGGACCCGGCGCGGCGTGCGCAGCCGTGGATGGACGGGCCCTGGGCCGATCCGATCCGCCGCCGGTACACCCAGGCCGACCTCGTCCCGCACCTGACCGCGCACGGCATCGACGCCACGGTCCTCGTCCAGTCGGTGTCGTCGTACGAGGACACCGCCGAACTGCTCGCCGTCGCGGCGGGGGAGGGGCCGGTGGCCGGTGTCGTCGGCTGGGCCGACCTGACCGATCCGGCGCTCGCCGAGGTCCTCGCGGCGCTGCCCGCCGGGCTGGCCGGCGTCCGGCACCAGGTGCAGGACGAGCCGGACCCCGCCTGGCTCACCCGGCCCGACGTGCTGCGCGGCCTCGGTGCGCTGGCCGGCGCCGGGCTGGTCTACGACCTGCTCGTCACCCCGCGCGAACTGCCCGCCGCGCAGGCCGCCGCGCGGGCCCTGCCGCAGCTGGCGTTCGTCGTGGACCACGCCGCGAAACCGGCGGTGGCGACGGGCGGCCGGCAGCCCTGGGCCGACGGGCTCACCGCGCTCGCCCGGCTGCCGAACGTCAGCTGCAAACTCTCCGGGCTGGTCACCGAGGCCGACTGGGACACCTGGCGGCCGCAGCAGCTCCTGCCGTACGCCCGGCACGTGCTGGACGTCTTCGGCCCGGACCGGGTGATGTTCGGCTCCGACTGGCCGGTGTGCACCCTGGCCGCCGGCTACGACGAGGTCGTCGCGGTGGCGGAGGCCGCCACCGGCGGGCTGACCGCGGCGGAGCGCGCGGCGGTCTTCGGGGGCACCGCGCGGCGGGTGTACGGCCTCGGCGAGCGGTAG
- a CDS encoding 3-oxoacyl-ACP reductase family protein, with the protein MTAAVRGEGGDRPLAGKVALVTGGSRGIGAAIALRLAADGAAVALTYRSRAEAAEQVVKEIEGAGGSAWAVPADSGDAEAVWSSVAGAVDRFGRLDILVNNAGVGVLGPFEQLSLEDIDRVLRTNVRAPFLAAQAAAAHLTEGGRIISIGSCMAERVAFPGGSLYATSKAALSGLTRTLARELGPRGITANLVTPGPIDTDMNPADGESAPLQAGLTALGAYGRAADVAATVAHLAGEGGRYITGASLAVDGGFAI; encoded by the coding sequence ATGACGGCGGCGGTGCGGGGTGAGGGCGGCGACCGGCCGCTGGCCGGCAAGGTGGCGCTGGTGACCGGCGGCAGCCGGGGGATCGGTGCGGCGATCGCGCTGCGGCTGGCCGCCGACGGCGCGGCGGTGGCGCTGACCTACCGGAGCCGCGCGGAGGCGGCCGAGCAGGTCGTCAAGGAGATCGAGGGGGCCGGCGGGAGCGCCTGGGCGGTACCGGCCGACAGCGGTGACGCGGAGGCGGTGTGGTCGTCGGTGGCGGGTGCCGTGGACCGGTTCGGGCGGCTGGACATCCTGGTCAACAACGCGGGCGTCGGTGTGCTCGGCCCGTTCGAGCAGCTCTCCCTGGAGGACATCGACCGGGTGCTGCGGACCAATGTGCGGGCGCCGTTCCTGGCGGCGCAGGCCGCGGCCGCCCATCTGACGGAGGGCGGGCGGATCATCTCCATCGGCAGCTGCATGGCCGAGCGGGTCGCCTTCCCCGGCGGCAGCCTCTACGCCACCAGCAAGGCCGCGCTCTCCGGTCTGACCCGGACCCTCGCCAGGGAGCTGGGCCCGCGCGGCATCACCGCCAATCTCGTGACGCCGGGCCCCATCGACACCGACATGAACCCGGCGGACGGCGAGAGCGCGCCGCTGCAGGCCGGGCTGACCGCCCTGGGGGCGTACGGCCGGGCCGCGGACGTCGCGGCGACCGTGGCCCATCTGGCGGGTGAGGGCGGCCGCTACATCACCGGCGCGTCCCTCGCGGTCGACGGCGGCTTCGCCATCTGA
- a CDS encoding FadR/GntR family transcriptional regulator, whose amino-acid sequence MAVTDEAIEKIKGMIVSGALRPGDRLPKESELAADLGLSRNSLREAVRALSLIRILDVRQGDGTYVTSLDPQLLLEAMSFVVDFHRDDTVLEFLAVRRILEPAATAMAAGRIGPGELDALEAQLDALGPDPSVEDLVAGDLEFHRGIVAASGNSVLCSLLDGLSGPTTRARIWRGLTQKDAVRRTLTEHRAILGALRDRDAEAARAWATVHIASVEQWLRSSL is encoded by the coding sequence ATGGCGGTCACCGACGAGGCCATCGAGAAGATCAAAGGCATGATCGTCTCCGGTGCGCTGCGGCCGGGCGACCGGCTGCCCAAGGAGAGCGAGCTGGCGGCCGACCTCGGCCTGTCCCGCAACTCGCTGCGCGAGGCGGTGCGCGCGCTCTCCCTCATCCGCATCCTGGACGTGCGCCAGGGCGACGGCACCTACGTCACCAGCCTGGACCCGCAACTCCTGCTGGAGGCCATGAGCTTCGTGGTGGACTTCCACCGCGACGACACGGTGCTGGAGTTCCTCGCCGTCCGCCGCATCCTGGAGCCGGCCGCCACGGCGATGGCGGCCGGCCGGATCGGCCCCGGCGAACTGGACGCACTGGAAGCCCAGTTGGACGCGCTGGGCCCGGACCCGTCGGTGGAGGACCTGGTCGCCGGCGATCTGGAGTTCCACCGCGGCATCGTCGCGGCATCGGGCAACTCCGTGCTCTGCTCGCTGCTGGACGGGCTGTCCGGCCCGACGACCCGGGCCCGGATCTGGCGCGGACTGACACAGAAGGACGCGGTCCGGCGCACCCTCACCGAGCACCGGGCGATCCTCGGCGCGCTGCGCGACCGCGACGCGGAGGCGGCACGGGCCTGGGCGACGGTGCACATCGCCAGCGTGGAGCAGTGGCTGCGCTCCTCGCTGTGA